The Budorcas taxicolor isolate Tak-1 chromosome 2, Takin1.1, whole genome shotgun sequence genome window below encodes:
- the TMEM50A gene encoding transmembrane protein 50A — MSGFLEGLRCSECIDWGEKRNTIASIAAGVLFFTGWWIIIDAAVIYPHMDEFNHSYHACGVIATVAFLMINAVSNGQVRGDSYSEGCLGQTGARIWLFIGFMLAFGSLIASMWILFGGYVAKEKAIVYPGIAVFFQNAFIFFGGLVFKFGRTEDLWQ; from the exons ATGTCTGGATTTCTGGAAGGCTTGAGGTGCTCAGAGTGCATTGATTGGGGGGAAAAGCGCAATACTATTGCTTCCATTGCTGCTGGTGTTCTA TTTTTTACAGGCTGGTGGATTATCATAGATGCAGCTGTCATTTATCCCCACATGGACGAATTCAACCATTCGTACCACGCGTGTGGTGTTATAGCAACCGTAGCCTTCTTAAT GATTAATGCAGTATCAAATGGACAAGTCCGAGGTGACAGTTACAGTGAAGGTTGCCTGGGTCAAACAG GGGCTCGCATTTGGCTGTTCATTGGTTTCATGTTGGCCTTTGGCTCTCTGATTGCATCGATGTGGATTCTTTTTGGAGGGTATGTTGCTAAAG AAAAAGCGATAGTATACCCTGGGATTGCTGTATTTTTCCAAAATGCCTTCATCTTTTTTGG AGGACTTGTTTTTAAGTTTGGCCGCACTGAAGACTTATGGCAGTGA